In the genome of Cryptomeria japonica chromosome 8, Sugi_1.0, whole genome shotgun sequence, one region contains:
- the LOC131078059 gene encoding 7-deoxyloganetin glucosyltransferase isoform X2 has product MCGEITAASLHAVVVPFPAQGHVNPLMNFAELLAIRGFFITFVTTEWIDQRLLKAASTDGAARDREAKERGLKFRFLSLPDGLPPDHGRTSELGELYLALRNLGPALENLLTAADTSVPPITCIVSDSFISCTAEVAQNLGVPRVIFWTCCTANSIVQTNANVLLSQGHIPVTDDDLKSKDKVITSIPGKIPPIRPIDIVSFYREKHVSETIYSAFLYEARYQNIADYLLVNTFEELEGGKEAQMGLSINGCPALAVGPVSLPNFLQGENSMFSMWEEDNNCFQWLDSQPKQSVLYVSFGSIAVKSERQLHELALGLEACGYPFLWVLRSDIAEGKSLELPEGFNERTKDRALVLSHPSVGGFLTHNGWNSTLEAISMGVPMIGWPNVSDQFINCRFAKDFWKVGLDFEGVGADESKLVTKEEVESVVKDLMEGSVGKELRRNIARFKEASTKAVMPGGTSFENLNTFVQDMQKIAKSKV; this is encoded by the exons ATGTGTGGAGAAATAACAGCCGCCTCTTTGCATGCAGTAGTGGTGCCATTTCCTGCTCAGGGTCATGTCAATCCGCTAATGAATTTTGCGGAGCTGCTGGCCATACGGGGATTCTTCATAACCTTTGTCACCACCGAATGGATAGACCAACGCCTTTTAAAAGCAGCTTCCACAGATGGAGCGGCACGTGACCGTGAAGCCAAAGAGAGGGGCCTCAAATTTCGTTTTCTCTCTCTTCCCGACGGCTTACCACCTGATCATGGCCGAACTTCCGAACTCGGCGAACTTTATCTTGCACTGCGAAATTTGGGCCCTGCTTTGGAAAATCTGTTAACTGCAGCAGATACTTCTGTTCCACCCATAACGTGTATTGTGTCTGATAGTTTTATATCTTGCACGGCAGAGGTGGCTCAAAATCTCGGGGTGCCCCGGGTTATCTTCTGGACTTGTTGTACTGCAAACTCAATTGTTCAGACCAACGCTAACGTTCTGCTTTCTCAAGGCCATATTCCAGTTACAG ATGACGATCTGAAATCCAAAGACAAAGTAATTACATCTATTCCTGGAAAAATTCCTCCTATCCGACCAATTGATATAGTCTCATTCTACCGTGAAAAACATGTCTCTGAAACTATTTACAGTGCCTTTCTCTATGAAGCTCGCTACCAAAACATAGCAGATTACTTGCTGGTCAACACCTTCGAGGAGTTGGAAGGAGGAAAGGAAGCACAAATGGGTCTCAGTATTAATGGATGCCCTGCTCTAGCAGTGGGCCCGGTGTCTCTTCCCAATTTCTTACAAGGCGAGAACTCCATGTTCAGTATGTGGGAAGAGGACAATAATTGCTTTCAATGGCTAGATTCTCAACCAAAGCAATCTGTGTTATATGTTTCATTTGGTAGCATTGCTGTAAAATCTGAAAGGCAATTGCACGAGCTGGCACTTGGACTAGAGGCTTGTGGGTACCCTTTCTTGTGGGTACTTAGGTCTGACATAGCTGAAGGAAAGTCTCTAGAGTTACCAGAGGGCTTTAATGAACGAACCAAAGATCGAGCCCTG GTCCTTTCCCATCCTTCGGTGGGAGGATTCCTGACACACAATGGGTGGAACTCTACTTTAGAAGCAATCAGCATGGGAGTTCCTATGATCGGATGGCCTAATGTTTCTGACCAGTTTATTAATTGTCGATTTGCCAAAGATTTTTGGAAAGTTGGCTTAGACTTTGAAGGCGTTGGTGCTGATGAATCCAAATTGGTCACCAAGGAAGAGGTTGAAAGTGTAGTGAAGGATCTTATGGAAGGCTCTGTAGGAAAGGAGTTGCGAAGAAATATTGCAAGGTTCAAAGAAGCATCAACTAAGGCAGTCATGCCAGGGGGTACTtcttttgaaaatctcaacacattTGTTCAGGATATGCAAAAGATAGCCAAATCAAAAGTCTAA
- the LOC131078059 gene encoding 7-deoxyloganetin glucosyltransferase isoform X1 — protein sequence MCGEITAASLHAVVVPFPAQGHVNPLMNFAELLAIRGFFITFVTTEWIDQRLLKAASTDGAARDREAKERGLKFRFLSLPDGLPPDHGRTSELGELYLALRNLGPALENLLTAADTSVPPITCIVSDSFISCTAEVAQNLGVPRVIFWTCCTANSIVQTNANVLLSQGHIPVTDDDLKSKDKVITSIPGKIPPIRPIDIVSFYREKHVSETIYSAFLYEARYQNIADYLLVNTFEELEGGKEAQMGLSINGCPALAVGPVSLPNFLQGENSMFSMWEEDNNCFQWLDSQPKQSVLYVSFGSIAVKSERQLHELALGLEACGYPFLWVLRSDIAEGKSLELPEGFNERTKDRALVVTWTKQLQVLSHPSVGGFLTHNGWNSTLEAISMGVPMIGWPNVSDQFINCRFAKDFWKVGLDFEGVGADESKLVTKEEVESVVKDLMEGSVGKELRRNIARFKEASTKAVMPGGTSFENLNTFVQDMQKIAKSKV from the exons ATGTGTGGAGAAATAACAGCCGCCTCTTTGCATGCAGTAGTGGTGCCATTTCCTGCTCAGGGTCATGTCAATCCGCTAATGAATTTTGCGGAGCTGCTGGCCATACGGGGATTCTTCATAACCTTTGTCACCACCGAATGGATAGACCAACGCCTTTTAAAAGCAGCTTCCACAGATGGAGCGGCACGTGACCGTGAAGCCAAAGAGAGGGGCCTCAAATTTCGTTTTCTCTCTCTTCCCGACGGCTTACCACCTGATCATGGCCGAACTTCCGAACTCGGCGAACTTTATCTTGCACTGCGAAATTTGGGCCCTGCTTTGGAAAATCTGTTAACTGCAGCAGATACTTCTGTTCCACCCATAACGTGTATTGTGTCTGATAGTTTTATATCTTGCACGGCAGAGGTGGCTCAAAATCTCGGGGTGCCCCGGGTTATCTTCTGGACTTGTTGTACTGCAAACTCAATTGTTCAGACCAACGCTAACGTTCTGCTTTCTCAAGGCCATATTCCAGTTACAG ATGACGATCTGAAATCCAAAGACAAAGTAATTACATCTATTCCTGGAAAAATTCCTCCTATCCGACCAATTGATATAGTCTCATTCTACCGTGAAAAACATGTCTCTGAAACTATTTACAGTGCCTTTCTCTATGAAGCTCGCTACCAAAACATAGCAGATTACTTGCTGGTCAACACCTTCGAGGAGTTGGAAGGAGGAAAGGAAGCACAAATGGGTCTCAGTATTAATGGATGCCCTGCTCTAGCAGTGGGCCCGGTGTCTCTTCCCAATTTCTTACAAGGCGAGAACTCCATGTTCAGTATGTGGGAAGAGGACAATAATTGCTTTCAATGGCTAGATTCTCAACCAAAGCAATCTGTGTTATATGTTTCATTTGGTAGCATTGCTGTAAAATCTGAAAGGCAATTGCACGAGCTGGCACTTGGACTAGAGGCTTGTGGGTACCCTTTCTTGTGGGTACTTAGGTCTGACATAGCTGAAGGAAAGTCTCTAGAGTTACCAGAGGGCTTTAATGAACGAACCAAAGATCGAGCCCTGGTTGTTACTTGGACCAAACAATTGCAA GTCCTTTCCCATCCTTCGGTGGGAGGATTCCTGACACACAATGGGTGGAACTCTACTTTAGAAGCAATCAGCATGGGAGTTCCTATGATCGGATGGCCTAATGTTTCTGACCAGTTTATTAATTGTCGATTTGCCAAAGATTTTTGGAAAGTTGGCTTAGACTTTGAAGGCGTTGGTGCTGATGAATCCAAATTGGTCACCAAGGAAGAGGTTGAAAGTGTAGTGAAGGATCTTATGGAAGGCTCTGTAGGAAAGGAGTTGCGAAGAAATATTGCAAGGTTCAAAGAAGCATCAACTAAGGCAGTCATGCCAGGGGGTACTtcttttgaaaatctcaacacattTGTTCAGGATATGCAAAAGATAGCCAAATCAAAAGTCTAA